GCGCGCCGCAAGCATGGCAAGCACCGCAAAGACCTGCCTGTCGCGGCCGTCATAGGCTGGCGCCAGCGCCATGAAGAAATCCTTGCGGAACCGTCTGCGAAACCGTTCCAGATAATCTTCCAGCGCCGACTGGCCCTCCTGATGATCGACAAGGGTGCGATCAGGAACGAGTGCGAGCATCATCTCGTCCCCCCATTCCATCAGTTCCGCTTCCGTCAGGATGCAGTTCCCCTTGACCGCTTCTTCCTTCAGATTGCCGGCGCTGAGAAGACGGCAGAGATTTGCCCAGCCCCGCCGATTGCGTGGGTAGGCGAGGATATCCGGCGTGTCATCTGAAAAGACCAGGCGGGCGCCCGGCTGAATCCGGATGGGATCGAGGATCTCTTCCCGTTTCCCTTCCTTCTCCGCCTGGGCCAAGATCGCATCTCTGTTCCTGTATCTCTCCTCGAGCTGCAGCGCCTGCGCATGCGCCCTGACCACGCCGGCAACCGAATTCCGGTCCGCAATGCCGAGACCGCCGAGTCTGAGATGAGCGGCTTGCACGACCATCTCTTCCGGACCGGAGGCGCCTTCGAGAAACGAAAAATTCGTCCTCACGCCGATCTCGAAAAATGCGGACCCGCTCTTCATGCAAACACACCATGCATGAACCAGCGAGGATCGAGTTCGCGGCCATAAAAACCGCGGCGATAGATCCAGAACCGATGTCCGGTCTCGTCCTCGATGCGGAAATAGTCGCGCGCCTCGGCGTCATCCCCATCGATCCACCATTCCATGGCGATCCGTTCCGGCCCTTCGCTTCTTGCCACCTGATGCTGCAAGCGCCGCCAGCGGAAAATCTGCGGCGGACCATCGGGCACTTCGGCAAGCATGATCTCAACCGGCTCCGGCGTGGCAAAAAGCCGGAGCGGGCGCTCTTGGCGGAAAGGAAGCTGGATGTCCTGCGCCGCCTTCCGCCTGGGAAGACGATCCATCACAGGAACGGTGATGACGGCGCGTTCCGGCACATGGCTCTCACGCAGCTGGAAGCTTTGCAGGCAATCCGCACCCAGCCGGGCCGAGACCCGATCGACGAAGGCCGAAAGCGAAATCTCGCCCTGACGGTCGCCCTCGAAATCCGCCTGTGCCTCGTTGAAAGGATCATGCCGCAACACATTCAACCGCAGGATTTCGAAACCATAGCCGGCATCGAGATCGTCATAAACCGCCTGCAATCGCTCGGAAAAAAGCCCGGCAATGAATTTTGGTTCGCGAAGCGGCTGCGAAGCGGCGACGGCGATACGAAAGACCCTGCCATCGACGCGGAAGAGCACCAGTTCAAACGCCCGCCCGCCGACCCCCCGCGTCTCCAGCGACGGCTGCAGCGACATGGCGACCTGCCGGGTGACGGCAAGGATCTGTTCTTCCGTGCCGATGGGCTCGATCAGGCGGCTTTCGGCCGAGAGGCTGGCGACCGGACGCCGCGGTGAGACCGGCTCCTCCTCGCGTCCCAGCGCCTGGTCGAGACGCAGAAGCAGTCCCGGGCCGAACCGGCGGGTCAGCGGCGCGCGTGGTGCATCGATGACGTCGCCGACATATTTCAGGCCAAGCTTCCTCAGCGCATCGACGGTTTGTCCTTCCAGCCGCAAGGCTGCAACCGGCAAGGACATCAGCACCTGCTCCGTCTCCTCATCCTCGATGACGCCACCTTGCCCGAAGCGCGACGCAGCCCAGGAAAGGCCCGGTGAGGATGAGATGGCGCCGCGCGCATCGATCCCCATATGAAAAAGCCGCGACAGCACATCCTTGAGAAGCGCCTTTTCCCCGCCGAAGAGATGGGCGCAGCCGCTAATGTCGAGAAACAGACCGTCCTTGCCGTCGAACGCCACCAGCGGCGTATAACGGTCGCACCAGTCGGCAATGGCCTCCAGCAGCCGGCGGTCGGCTGCCGGATCCTCTTCGGCGACCTCGAGCGTTGGGTACATGGCGCGCGCTTCGGCAACGCCCTGATCCTTTTTCAGCCCCAGCCGCTCGGCCAACTCGTCCAGCGCGGTCAGCCGCATGGCATTGTTGAGCTTGCCGGAACAAACGATAGGCGGCGCCTCAGGACGCTCTGTCGAACGCCAGGAGAGCCCCCATCGCCTGCGGGCGATGCGGTCCGTTGGCAGATGCGGAAAGCTGAGCGCCAGAATACGCTGACGGCTCGCCTGGAGGACGAACGAGGTTTGGCTCGGCGACAGGGAGAAATTCGCGTTCATGGGGGTTCCACTCCAGAAAAAAGCAGAGCGGGGCCGGATTGCGGCCCTTCTCCAGCGTGAGACGGAAAATCGGATTGCCGATACTGCCGGAAAGCTTCGATTCCCCCGGCAACGGCCGCAGAGCGGATGGAGCCGGCTCGACATGCAGGCGGAAAGCCGCGCTGCTTGCCTCCTCCGCCCCGGCCTGGCGGACAAGAAAGAGCGGACGGCGGGCAGCCCGCGCCCGAAGACTGAGCCTGCGGCTTTCGGTCAGGCCGAAATGGGCGGGATTGCCGCGCACTTCGAAGATGACGGCCGAGAAGGCAGCGCTTTCCACTGCGGTCTCCACCAGCCAGAGCGCCTCGTCCAGCTTGCGCGGCGCCGCATGCAGAAACCGCTCCGGGCTCAGCCCGAAATCTCGCAGCCCGGGAGCATAGGGACGACCGGCCTCCAGCGTGCCGACGGCATCGCCGATCCAGAGCAACGGCAAAAGCCTGCCGGTATCTGCTTCCTGCTTCTGCAACCGGGCGGCGACAGCCATCGCCAGCCCGCTTGCCGCACCGGCATTACGCGACAGATCGGAGCGGAATTCGGTGATCGCATCGAGCGGCAGGCCGCCTTCCAGCGCCTCATCAAGACATTCCACCCCAAACGCCAGCGGCGGCAGACTACGTCTCGAGGGTGTCTTTCCACCCTCTACCAAGGCTTCCCGCTCCGCTGCCGCAAGCGCCGGCGCGGGCTTTCCCTCCAGTCTGGCGATGGTTTCGCGGAGCGCAAAAAGCCGCTCGCGCGCCAGGGCGTGCTGCGCCATGGCGTTCTCCAATCCGTCTTGTTCCTGTTATGTTCTTATAGATTCCGGAGAGCTAATGAAGAGTCAACGGCCATTTTCTATGAATTTATTCCTGCCTTTGATTCCGCACTCGAAAATCGGCGAGAAAGGTTCTATATGGCCCGCAAAGGAAGGAATATTCATGGCCCGCATAGACCAGAGCGATGATTGGCGGGACCGCCATGCGCCGACGATCAGCACCTTCGAGTCGCTGGCCATGGAGGCCTATAGCCATCTGCCGGATGAATTTCGCCAGCTGACGACCAACCTCACAATCGAGATCGAAGATTTCCCCGATGACGACGTTTTCGAGGACATGGCGCTGGAAACCCCTTTCGATCTTCTCGGTCTTTTCGAGGGCAGGGGTATTTCCGAACGTTTCACGCTGGAAACCGGCGAGATGCCGAACCGCATCCGTCTCTACCGGCGCCCCATTCTCGATTACTGGGCCGAGAACGACGAGACGCTCGGCGATATCATCACCCACGTCCTGATCCACGAGATCGGCCACCATTTCGGGCTGAGCGACGACGATATGGAGCGGATCGAGGCAAGCGCCGAGGAAGCCGCCGAGCGCTAATGCATGTCGCCCGGAAGTGTGCACGGTTCCGGGATAACGACATGCATAGAACAAAGAGCTGAAGCCGTGCTTCCGGCAGCACGCGTTATTGCTCGGAGAGCTTTATCTCCGGATGGTAATCCTTGCCTTCGACCGTCTTG
This Rhizobium acidisoli DNA region includes the following protein-coding sequences:
- a CDS encoding metallopeptidase family protein — protein: MARIDQSDDWRDRHAPTISTFESLAMEAYSHLPDEFRQLTTNLTIEIEDFPDDDVFEDMALETPFDLLGLFEGRGISERFTLETGEMPNRIRLYRRPILDYWAENDETLGDIITHVLIHEIGHHFGLSDDDMERIEASAEEAAER
- a CDS encoding ImuA family protein translates to MAQHALARERLFALRETIARLEGKPAPALAAAEREALVEGGKTPSRRSLPPLAFGVECLDEALEGGLPLDAITEFRSDLSRNAGAASGLAMAVAARLQKQEADTGRLLPLLWIGDAVGTLEAGRPYAPGLRDFGLSPERFLHAAPRKLDEALWLVETAVESAAFSAVIFEVRGNPAHFGLTESRRLSLRARAARRPLFLVRQAGAEEASSAAFRLHVEPAPSALRPLPGESKLSGSIGNPIFRLTLEKGRNPAPLCFFLEWNPHEREFLPVAEPNLVRPPGEPSAYSGAQLSASANGPHRPQAMGALLAFDRAS
- a CDS encoding Y-family DNA polymerase, which produces MRLTALDELAERLGLKKDQGVAEARAMYPTLEVAEEDPAADRRLLEAIADWCDRYTPLVAFDGKDGLFLDISGCAHLFGGEKALLKDVLSRLFHMGIDARGAISSSPGLSWAASRFGQGGVIEDEETEQVLMSLPVAALRLEGQTVDALRKLGLKYVGDVIDAPRAPLTRRFGPGLLLRLDQALGREEEPVSPRRPVASLSAESRLIEPIGTEEQILAVTRQVAMSLQPSLETRGVGGRAFELVLFRVDGRVFRIAVAASQPLREPKFIAGLFSERLQAVYDDLDAGYGFEILRLNVLRHDPFNEAQADFEGDRQGEISLSAFVDRVSARLGADCLQSFQLRESHVPERAVITVPVMDRLPRRKAAQDIQLPFRQERPLRLFATPEPVEIMLAEVPDGPPQIFRWRRLQHQVARSEGPERIAMEWWIDGDDAEARDYFRIEDETGHRFWIYRRGFYGRELDPRWFMHGVFA